TACCACATCCTAGCATCCACGATGCTCTATGTCCTCTGGAAGAACATTGGCCGCAAAGTTGAGCACCACCAGCAACACAAAACTCCATTCAAATTCCACGGCATAACTGTTGGAATGATTTTTGGACTAATTGTGTTAACTAGCACAATAGCCATAGTTGTTGTGTATTTAATTCAGATTGGACGTTCAAAAATCAAAAGCGAGTTAGCACTTACTATGTTTTACTTGCATGCCATCTTTGTGTTGGCTCTCATGTGTACAGCTGGAATTGTCGCCCTTCTCATCTACAGACTGGAAGATAGATCGTTGGATAATTCAAAAAATCCCGCTCGAAAACTTGATGCAGAACTGCTGGTGGGCACAGCTGCAGGGTCCTGGCTCCTCTCCTGGGGCTCGATCCTCGCCATTATCTGTGCCCAGGCTCATCCAAAATACACGTGGTATAACCTGCCCTACTCCATCCTGGTTATTATTGAGAAATATATTCAGAACCTCTTTATCATTGAATCCATACATCGTGAGCAGGAAAAGGTGAACGATGATATTAAAACTCTTCGAATAGTGACTATATCTCGGGGGAGCACTTTATCACTTACCCCCTCGTACAAAGAGATTTACAATGGCAGAGCCGCTCGTGACAGCGGAGAGGTACCCTGCCTGTTCAAGGGCAGTATCTGTGGGAGAGaaaatggtggtggtggtagCAAAGAAGAAACGAGTCAGGAAAATAGTTCGGTCATGCATTCAGCCTCAGATTTCTCATTTTACAGTAGAAACTCAGTTACTAACAATAAGAGGAGAGTTCTGAAGAACATCGCTGCATTTTTATTCCTATGCAATCTTTCGGTAAGACATTTTGAACGTAATTCACAAGTTAATACCCAAAAGCTTCCCAACCTTTCAAGCCTGATAAGTACATTAAAATTACATGGGTCTATATTTTGTAGCAAGTAAATTTTACTTCTTCTGGAAGAGTAAGTGAATGCGCCTTTGGGGAACAAAGTTTATTTAAACGTGGAATCTGGGAGCCTAGGCTCGTTTTAGTCACAATACAAAAactgtagcagcagcagaagctgaaatACTCTTCCACCAGTGTGCCCCAGTAGCAACAGGGAGGGTTTTCCTAGGGATTTCTGAAACCAAATTGCAATTCAGTGGGGTCCCGGTCATTAAGGGCTAGTCACTTGTACCGCTGGTGATTAATATTGGCCTTGCGTTCTTTCCTTGCAGCTTTGGATACCGCCGGCATTCGGGTGCCGCCCGGAATATGACAATGGACTAGAAGAAATAGTTTTTGGCTTTGAACCCTGGATAATTGTTGTGAACCTTGCGATgcctttttctattttctatcgGATGCATTCAGCTGCCTCACTCTTTGAGGTCAATTGTAAAACATAGATCATATACGGTCCCTCAGTGAACAATTGAttgaataattaaataaataaataacagttgAATGAGGGGATGGATGAATGAGTGAACATAGCAACAGCTGCTCAATAAATAGAAGATTcaatagtttttttaaaagaagggacCATAGCTAatagcatgtaattttttttttcttctacgtATTTTGTTACGTATGTGGTGTTATTGTATAGGTACACTTTTCAAAATCATATTAGTGTTAATATGATTAACACTACATAGTAAAGTTAACTCAATCACATTAATCTTTGTTTTAGTCATCTGGGCTTTGTCCTCTATATAATTtgtattgctttgttttcattcattgtGACTTGTGAAAggggtttaaaaaaatatctgtatgGCTTAGGAGGGAAAATCCCAGGAACAGCTAAATTGAGTGATGCTTCTGAATCACAGAGATACTACGAATACTCCAACTCTTAATTCCTAGCTATGTTTTTATAGTAAAACCTGAAAACATTTGCTATTTAGTTGGGATGTGGgaattattttaaacttcctGAATACTGATAAAAAATCAagatataattattattttcttaactaTATAGCAAGAAATCCAATTAAATAACATGTACGATTAGATATCTCATGCTGTATATAATTTCTtctgataaaatatatttctattaatgCATCCTCCTTGTCTTGTATTTACTTTATGACATAACTGAGAAATAAAGTTAACCCTTTTTACTTAATTCTTTATTCACACATCCTTGAAatgttttaagagagaaaactAGTCTTATAGCTTATGTTTAGGTATATATGTTTCATTGCCAGAATGGTATATCTTCCCTGTACAATTTTTTTATGAGCTGCTAATTTCTTTGTAGTTCAGTCTCCTGGTTGAAAGATAATCATATGTCTTCATACAGGGATGCTGTAAAGCATAGCTGATGCCTCTAGAAATCCGGAGGGCCCTTGGCTGAGGATTTTACAAGCGTGGTTTACAAGCTGTTAGAACATAATCTCAACTCCCTAGGATATTTAGTTGCCTGAATTCTCACAGAAAGCAGTGAAAAGTTGGGTGCCTGAATATTCTTAGAATCTGGACCTGTAAGATCGAAAGACCAGAGCAATGACCAGAGTACTATCAATTATTGGATAACCCTTGCTAACTCACTAATGATCTAGTCCTAAATCTGGTGGGCCAGGGGCTGCAAAATTTCTGCCCCGAGTTCCTCGAAGGCCAGTTATACTTTTAACTACAGTTGCCACCTGCCTGGAAGCAGTCGTATTTCTGCATGGGAGAGGTCTGCTTCTGAGACAAAATTTCAGCAGTCTTGTCTGCTCTCACGCATCAGAACAAAAATTTTGGCTTTGTACCACTAGATGGCAAACACAGACCATTCGATAAATTACCTGAGTCCTTCCAGGAGTTGCTTCACATCATAATTAATCTTCAGTTCTATTTTGCGGTACACACAACCATTACCTGCTTTACCTGTTGCAAAGCCCAGATCAGGCAAAACAATTTTCATCTGAAGTCTCAGGTGAAGTCTGTATTAGATGAACCATCAGTGAGGCTAAGCAAAGCAATTCCAGTTATATGATTTTGAGTGGTTTTTGAAAGAGTCACCACCTGATCACATTGCTGTAATCTCTGCCTTTCTCCAGGGCTGCTTGTCATGCTCTTTTATCACATCTCTATTAGTTCTTACATTCATTCTGGAGAGTAGCCTTTTCTATCTTTCCACTTGAACACAGTAGCTTGATCTCACCTACTTCCAAGCAAATACCAGCTCTAGCCACATCAGCTGGTTGTCTCTcagactgttttcattttaagtagaATGAATAGGGCCATCCAGATAATCAAATAAAGCGTTAATCTTCCTTCCAAATCAACTGTTGGACCAACTCTCCAGCTAATTCtggtatcagaaaaaaataatttcactcaCTAAGCCCACAAATTCCTCTTCATCTTTCAAGTGCTCATAAAGATGGCTAGAGGAAgcctgtttcttcttcctccccttctctggGATGGGTCCCATGTCATTCCTCAGCTAGAAATGGTGCTCTTTAGCTGATTCCCAGCATTTGTGTTCAACCAAAGCAGAGCTAGCTAATCCCTAGGGCCAAGAAGGGGCCACATGCTCTGTTACAAACAGTTAGCACACATGTGgaagtttcaaaaataaataacacCCTTATTTAGTCATATTTCATCTGCAGTTACTTAGCCCTTTCTGTTTCTTAACATTActgttgaaataatttcatttatccACACTATTAAATTGATTTTGAGTGCTGAAGTTGAAGTTTGTTCAGAAAAGTGAATTAAAGCATCACTCTGGCAGTGAGCAAATGCTTTAAACATGCTAATGGGCGAATTCTATTCCGAGCTGCACTGATGAAACCCTGCTGACTAAATGGTTCTGTTTCAGGGAACCGGAGACTAGATTTTGGTCTGAGAAGCTTAAGAGGTTTTCACGGCAGGACTTCTCTCAAAAATAGTTTCATCcaaatgcagaatattttatgGAAGCAGGTCTTAGTTTAACTACTCTTGAAGCAATGGTGAGTCATGAACTTCTGAATgttttagaaacagatttttaagaaaCATAGATTTTTGGACCAGGAACAATAATCAGGTTGTTTAACATAGTGTGACCTCTAGCTTGCTGATCAATGCTAAACCTGGGCTTTCTCAAACATCTGCTTtcaatcttctctttttttgtttttctctagcATGTATCGACAATAGTAATTTATCacagtttttaaaatagaaaaaatagcaCGAAGTTACCCTATTTCTGCATACCTATCTGCTCAAGCATGTGAcaggaggcaggagagctggcttacccaggagagaggtctaacAGCTGCTCATTGTTATGTTCCTGAGGTGCCTCTAAAGGACAGTTTCTCTGCTTTGAGATCTCTAGGGAATGTCTTTGAGAccaatttaatattatttaaaaagagaatttttatttaaagggaaTTTCTTCTCCAAAATGCACTTGATATGTAAATTTTTGCTGTATAATCTTAATTGGAAAGCTATTCTCTGATGTTCATCATATCCTTCTCTTAGAATCTTCCACTCCCTCCCTAGATAATTTGATTTATTCAATACTATATGCTTGGGTAGCATTTAAACTCATATATGCACAGGAATAAAGACTGCTAAGGTGCAAAAAGATTCCTGCAATCCTCAAGCATTCTCCTGAAGAGTCAAACTTGCATGACCATAGatttttccaagtgttttttaGTGTCAGTGACACTAACTCTAAGATGGAAGAAGGTGGAGGAGTCTTGGTCAAGTCTTTCTAAAAGAACTGAATTCCTTTCACTGGTATTTCTCAATACTTTGAATTTCCCCTTttaaccacttaaaaaaaaattccaatgaCCATTTTGATAATTTTGGAAATATTCCTGTGTTGTATGGCCCACTTGTGGTCCATAGACTTTGAGTGGACTATATCAGTGCAGAGAAGCAGACGGCTCCAGAGGATGGCAGAGAGGGAAATTACCCACGTAAATTAAGTACATGCTTCTTTCCACTGACTAGGGAATTTAAGGTCCTTATGAGGATGattagttcatttaaaaaaaaagctgactgtCTCTTCCATTGAGCAGCATGTAATAAACCCTTCAAGATCTAATCTGCTCTTTCCTAAGTAGGGGCACATCGTATATCCTGCTTGTGTTATTCTCCCTTTTCCTGCAAAAGCTCTGAACAAAGCAGGatttggttaaaaagaaaattaaagatataATAGTTTTGTTAAGTTGTAGGCTTTGTTGTTTGCTGgagttgtgtcctggtttcggcagggatagagttaatttccttcctagtagctggtacagtgctgtgttttggatttagggtgagaacaaagttgataacacaccgatgatttagttgttgctaagcagtgcttacactagccaaggacttttcagcttcccatgctctaccgacggagaaggctggaggtgcacaagaagctgggagggggcacagccaaactggccaaagggacattccataccatgtgacgtcatgctcagtacataaactggggaaagctggccgggggggccgctgctcggggactggctgggcatcggtcggcgggtggtgagcaattgcactgtgcatcacttgctttgtgtattattattagtattagtattagtattacatgattattattattattattattgctattattattttatttcaattattaaactgtttttatctcaacccacgagtttttctcacttgtgctcttccaattctctcccccatcccaccagggtaggggggagtgagcaagcggctgtgtggtgcttagttgccaactgaggttaaaccacaacaagttgTTTCTACTTGAAAATGAAGGGCAAATTTTAATCATCATAATAATGTGACCAGGGTAATTTACTTGTAAACTTGATGACAATGTTTTGTGTAGCCaatatgaattttaatttaatttattactaaatAAGATTAAGAAATGCTTAGAAATCACATTtgcaagaataaagaaaaaaaggctttttaaaaggGTAGTTCTTCAGAGCTAAGGTGAGGTTTCTGGACACTACTAGACTGTGGATTTACAGACGATGCTTTCATTTTAACAGTTAACACCACTTCTTTACTTGTATCTGACTAGGTCTGTGATGGCCCTATTGAAGTTTTAGCAAGGCAGGTCGGAAAGCAGCCTGGCAAAAGCAATGAATGCTACTTGAATGTTATTTATTCTTTATGTGACCTGACAGTATGTAAAATGCAGGTTGAATGGAGATATGACTATCTGCGTGTAGTGATGTACAAATACCCTTAAATGATTCATTTCTGGATCCTGAAAAATGTTCTGTGGGTGCCATTGACCATATCTTATATGAAGTATTATCAAAACCAAACATGCACTCAATAAATTGCATCTAAAatccatgaaataaaaaagatcCCTAAACGTCAAGATTTTAATACAAACATTCATTTCTTAATTTTCCTACCTTGTTTAGAGATGATGTACGTACAGCGGGCTCACTGGATCCCTTATTCCTTGGGACTCTTGTCCCCAAGGATTTGGCCTCATTCTGTGCATGCATGAATAAAATGAGATCTGGATTTAAACAGAATTGAAGCAGCTGCAATTGTTAATAGGAACCTTAAAAAGCAGGGATGGCTCTATTAGCTTTAAAGGATGAATTATGATCTTGAAGTTGATGATAGTGGGAAATCTCACTTTACTGTCAATAGTCAATGGttagagtccttttttttttttattaggagaTGAGAGGTGTTATTTCCCATAATATTCATTTGGCTGAGATTTAAAGCAAAACTTGCAGTTTTCTATGGCATGtctcctgtcttcctctgctACTATACTTCACCTAAGGAAGAACTGAGTTTCATTTCTATAAATATGTCCTTTGGTAAAATATTTACCAACACGTTTTCAAATTCTTGCCAGAAGCAAATGGACCACAATCCAGGCCTAAGAATATGTTATCAAAGAAAGATAGATGCAGTAGGTGGAAATTTGTGAAAGAACAGGGATGGCGGGAAAACCAGTTGCCATCTCGCTCCTTCACTTGCAACAAACACAATTTATTATCTTTACACAACATTTTCCATCAAAACTTGCACAAGCAGTGGGTGCTTCATGTTTATTTTCCAGTAAATCTTTGCTTGAATGTCACTGCAACTTACTTGGAATAAAAAGCCAGTTTGTGAAAAGCACACATAGATCCATTAGTTCCAGGGAACCACATCAGCATTTTCATCAAAGCAGAGTGAAGAACAGCTCCAGTCCACACAGCCAGGATTATCAAGGATACCGTAACTTCTTTATTCTAATTTATTCTGCAATCAAATATTTACCAGGCTTAACTGAAGAtcagaatgctttttaaaaatgcacagaaacactTCATATCTAGGGCTAAATCTATACGCGGTGTTTGGTTCAGACTTGAGTCCATCATCTTCTGAATTTAGTAATTTCACCTCTAACAGGCAATGACCTTTCTAGGAAGGCAGCAACTAACAGCTATGAGGTAGTAAGCAACAGCTTCATAACAACGTCTTAATGGTAGCTGGTTACATGAGCCCCCTTCCTCGTCCCTCCGGTTGCTCCTCTCCCAGGTATGAGGAGTGCTCCTGCAGGGCTCCCCAGGTGGGATTTTCCACCACTGCCTGCTTGAATCAAATAGCTTCATTATCAAGAAATTCTTTAATAAGACATAACACCAGTCAAACATACTTTTGAAAACATTCTTGAGTCCTTTTCCAAGCATCAGAGCGTCTTTCTTCTCTCCAaacctttaattttattttcgtTGCTCACCATTTTGGAAAACCTTTCCAGTGCAGTAAGAGTCAAGAACCCAAACTTCACCTATCAAGAAGAGATGACTGTGCCTGCCTTTGACAGCAGCTCTGCGCGTAGGTGTGGCACCGACACTGAACCTGTGAGATGTGGCCATCAAGTACAGGTGAGACCTGACGGGGCGAGCCAGTCCGCACACCGCTAGGTGGGGACCTGACACCGCAACATAAATTAGTGGGACCTAATTAATAGATTAAACGACCCAAGGAAGGAAACTACCTCGTATTCTGTCACAGCAGAAACGAAGGTTAAACTTTTGTGCAACTGTAATTCTCATGATTATCTTTTATGTTTGGATAGAGctacagctaaaataaaatagcCCGTCCATCTTCAGGCCACAAATCTGGATCAATAGTACTAAAAGGAATTACATTAGCTAGTTATTTTTAACTATAAAGGCCACGACAGCAACAATAAGTAGTTGcaaattattctaaaattaaaattcagatccAGAGCTGGGTATCATTATTGCAGGTAATTAGTGCAATCAGTACAGCCTATGTGCAACAAACAATTCACAAATATCAGATAATTTGATctgcaatattttctttgatGAAAGCAGCTAGATGATATTTCAATTGATAGTTTCTGTCcttggctttgttttctgctctAACATTTGGGAACCTGCAGCTCCCTGCGACAACTCTTTTTGTCTCAGATCAATAGATATTTTATGTTTCATGAACATAAAGAATGGAATAAAGATAATTCCATGGAATTATGGAATTCCACTTTcaaatttttaaacacaagtgaTAAGAATGAGCAACTTTGTCGCTTTGAGACAAACAGCAGTAAATTACTGCCTTTACttagttctgcctttttttttgcctttaagtAAGACTTAAAATGAAATGCTCCTTTAGAATCAACAGGTCTCATTCATCTCCGTAGCAGAATATCAGCAATAGGGATTAGAAAGTTCTTTATTAAATAGCTACTGCAATAATCTTTAGAACTATTAGTGCTATTACAGAACACAGAGGAACTGCTGTCTGCCAAAACAAGGCAGAGTTGTACTGGGGTTGACAAAGAAAAACTAAAGTGTATTCTTCTGTCCATCCATGAGACAGCAATAGCTATTTATTCTGAATTAGGACTAGCCTTCTGCATGCTGAGCAGAGGCACTTCATCCTACAGTGTGTCTAGGTTTGCCATTCTCTTGGTCTCTCCTGAAACTGAACCCAGCAAGATTTTCTGTGTACTATTTTGGCAGGGTTGGTCAATCAGAAGTCTCTTATATATACTAACTTTCGAGATATGTTAAAAGACTATTTTTGCCTTGGGGATTCAGCAGAGGTAACTGTACACACAGTAATTTACTGCTGTTTGTCTCAAAGTGACAAAGTTGCTCATTCTTAtcacttgtgtttaaaaatttgAAACTGGAATTCTTCCCCCAAATAAATCCTGAACTACGAAATCTAGCCCTGGTCCTATATGACTCTTAAAAATACAGATCAAAAACCATATCAGCTCTAACTGTTGACACACTTGTAAAATCACCTTGCCTTGTAGTTTCTGTTCAGCATTTGCAACAGGCTGTCCTGCGAGGATACAGCTGTCCCACAGTGCCAGCGCAGCAGCCGAGGTTTGGGGGTCCTGCTTCCCAACCCCATTCCCTTCTATCCAGCAGCTGCCTTTTGGGAGGAGGGAAGCCCAGTGATGAGTTACCGTCTGACCCTATGAGACATCACCTGCTTTCCTCGAGAGGCCAAGACCCAGCCACTGACTTCTGTTTTCTGAGTCCCCTTTTTCTATCAGACTTAAAAGTCTTCAAAATAGTGTCTGTTTTCATTATGGAAATTACTGTTTGTTTGATTCCATAGAGGATTTGGTTTTCCTACTCATTTTGTGGAAGACAATCTCACGCTAAGCTAATGGACAGGGTAAAACCCTAAAATAAATGATGTGGATTGCAAGTGTTccaataaaaattattaaataaaaaagcctATGATTTACACATTCAATATAAAATTCATAGGTACTGTTAATATACAGTGGATTAGAGAAACAGAGAAAtcacaacactgaaaagaaatttgttttcaaattactcCACAGGGCAAATTGTTATACTATTTAAGCCAGAGACAAAATTACATTGACTTCTTCAGGAATTAAGCCCACCtgatttttatttgcagtttggTAATATAGTTgacaaaagacaaaataaaaatcttgaaatGTTCAGTATTAGAAAATTacaatctttttttcatcttgataGTTTTCTCAGGACAGATGTTCACCTGGGATGTAGCCATGCATGCCCAGAGAATACGAGTAACGTACCCAAATTGTGCTATTGtataaatcagtttattttttttctttatcttgctCCAGATGTCACTGATCTTTAGTAGTTGTTCATCATGTCAGCTCTTGCTGTATTAGCTGCACCTTCTGTAGCCCCTGAAAAATAATGATACTAATTTTTAGTATATAATTTTGAATATCCAAAAATACAAGATAATATTTTATAAGACAAAATGAACTAAGATGGTTGACCAGGAAGTCATATTTACAGTCTTACTCCCTTTGCTTTTGGTCTTGGCTAGCATACATCTCTCATCTTTTACCATTGGTTTAAATGAAGTCAGGCTCAGTAtgaataacaaaaaaatgaaaatttttgaaATCTCTTCTGGTAGCATCAATTACTTCATGATTTCACCCAGAGAGTGATCAACAGCTTATGTAGGGAACCGTATCACactcattacagaaaaaaaaagcaacggAGAtactggtgtcgtggtttaacctcagtcggcaactaagcaccacgcagccgctccctcactcccccccacccggtgggatgggggagagaattggaagagcacaagtgagaaaaactcgtgggttgagataaaaacagtttaataattgaaataaaataataatagcaataataataataataacaataatacacaaagcaagtgatgcacagcacaattgctcaccacccgccgaccgatgcccagccagtccccgagcagcagcccccccggccagctttccccagttcaggtactgcgcatgacgtcccatggtatggaatgtccctttggccagtttggctgtgccccctcccagcttcttgtgcacctccagccttctccgtcggtagagcatgggaagctgaaaagtccttggctagtgtaagcattacctagcaacaactaaaacatcggtgcgttatcaactttgttctcaccctaaatccaaaacactgtaccagctactaggaaggaaattaactctatccctgccgaaaccgggacaACTGGGAGGACTGTTCATTCTGTTATATATGGTTAATGAATACTATCCATCACAGTCCCAAGTCAACAAAAACTTGAATAGGTTTTAAGGCCAGCAGGGATAACTGTAACCgtctaaaatgttttttcccaTAACGCAGACTACAGAATGCTGTTTGGTACTGTCTGAATCAAGACAGAGCTGGGGGGTGAGCTGAGGCACAGCCTCTAGGAAATCCACTCAGCCTTGGCTTTCAGACTGCAAATGATGGCAAATCCATTACACCCCGAAGTCAACTGCATCAGCCATTAATCATCCTCACTGTTAAAAATGTGCACCTTATCTATATCCTGATTTCTCATAGATTCAGTTTCTAGCCAATGCAGTTTTTATAACCTTACCTGAAAGATTAAAAGTAATCTATTACCAGAAAACTCTTCCCTCTGTAAGACATCGCCAGCTGTTTCTAACCCTTCTGGTGCCCTCTGCTCAGCTAAAAAAGTTTCCCAGACAAAATTCCTGTAACGCTTTTCTGATCATTTTCCAATtgctcatatttatttttatttgaaacacGGGCAGCAGAACCAGACCTAGTCTGCAAGGATTTTTCCGTGCTGAATAAATTGATGA
This region of Aptenodytes patagonicus chromosome 4, bAptPat1.pri.cur, whole genome shotgun sequence genomic DNA includes:
- the OTOP1 gene encoding proton channel OTOP1, giving the protein MEKAAGSSSVGGSCPQKNAEILSSQYGINLFLAGLLLTFAWAVHAVGISKSHLLSYLITLMLIQLLWMLWYLCRSCTQRRLIRDKDTHAGARWLKCGITLFAVITLILDSFKIGYYIDFSNCLPPTEGIFPVTHAVHTILQVYFLWCHAKDIIQSFKTLERFGVIHSVFTNLLLWTNGVLTESKHQLNEHKERLITLGFGNITIVLDDHAPQCNCTTTTLCSIFSQGIYYLYPFNIEYHILASTMLYVLWKNIGRKVEHHQQHKTPFKFHGITVGMIFGLIVLTSTIAIVVVYLIQIGRSKIKSELALTMFYLHAIFVLALMCTAGIVALLIYRLEDRSLDNSKNPARKLDAELLVGTAAGSWLLSWGSILAIICAQAHPKYTWYNLPYSILVIIEKYIQNLFIIESIHREQEKVNDDIKTLRIVTISRGSTLSLTPSYKEIYNGRAARDSGEVPCLFKGSICGRENGGGGSKEETSQENSSVMHSASDFSFYSRNSVTNNKRRVLKNIAAFLFLCNLSLWIPPAFGCRPEYDNGLEEIVFGFEPWIIVVNLAMPFSIFYRMHSAASLFEVNCKT